A region of the Candidatus Bathyarchaeota archaeon genome:
CGAGGGCATCTGCAAACTAGTGGATGCAGCCAAAGCAGCGGGCGCAGTGGGTGCTGCCCAGAACATGATTGGCGAAGCAGTTCACGCCGTTGTGGATGAAGAGAGCGCTGTTGCGGTAGCAGAAGCTTTTAAGCAAACCTTGCCTTCAAATCAGGTGTTCATCACCGGAATCGATTTTCAAGGCGCAAGGCTGATAAAATGATAAAATATGGGAAAGTCGCGGTCGGCGGAACCTTCGATCAACTTCACAGAGGACACAAAGCCCTATTAGATAAAGCCTTTGAGGTCGGCGAAAAAGTCGTCATAGGCTTAACCTCCGATGAATTTGTCGCTAAAATGGCTAAACCCCACAGAACCGCCCCTTACGTTGAGCGGCTTAGAGCCCTTAAAGCCTACCTTGCAAAGAGGGGACTGGCAGAACGCGCAGAAATCGTCGCACTAAATGATCCTTTGGGTTTAACAGTTTCAGGCAAGGGCTTAGAAGCCATAGTGGTGAGTGAAGAAACAGCCAAAATTGCCCAGTCAATCAACCAAAAACGCCTTGCCGCCGGGTTGGTGCCGCTGGAGATAGTAACCGTGGCTATGGTCCCCGCCGAGAACCACACACCCATATCGACCACGCGGATTCGCAGCGGAGAAATCAACCGCAATGGACGCCTGCTAAAGCAAACAGGCTAACCTACAGGATTTCGGCTACCACATTGATGGGTTTTGGGATAAGCGCCCGTAAATCCTCCAGTCTCTTCTCATCGATGGTTACAAGTACAACTGTGGCTGGACCCGCAGATTTCTCCAGGTCCAAACCAGGCACTTCCAACATCCGCAGTTGCCTGCCCACTCCATACGCCATCATCTTAGCTTCACCTGCGATGCCAAAGCCACCCACCGGGGCGATGTCATGAACGTATTTTCTCTGCGCAAGCTGCGTTACGTTTCTGAGGTCCGCTATTTCCCCATGAGCCTCCGCCGCAACCACTTCATCCCCGACTTTAGGTCGACCAATCGCCACAATTAAATCGCCAGGCAACGTCTTTCCTAACCGTAATTCATCCTCGTTTGCCAAGCCAACCACAGTTAAGCCAGCGCCCGTCTGCACCGCCTCGAAGTTGTCTTCAGTTTTCTCCATAAGAACCTGGTTGGGGTCTAAACCGATGCCTCGTGCTTCGCGGCTTATCCCCTCGATTATTTCGTTGCCCGTTGGCTCTTTCTCCACCCCCAAAGTCACTGATAAAAGCAGCGGAAAGGCCCCCGTTGCCGTAACATCCATCAACGCGACCCTCGCCAGGAACTTTCCCAGCACCCGACCGTCCACTTTTACTTTATCCATGACTTTTGGCCCCACTGACCCCATGGAGGTGGAGCCAGCGACGATGGCGTGTCCCGTTGGCATCTTTAGTATGGATACGTCTCCGCGTCGGGTGTAGCTGATCTGTGCGGGTTTAACTTGGAAGACGATGGGTCGAAGCATTGTGCCGACGTTTTCGGTTAAGTGCAGGTAGATGGTTAGGGCTTGGCGGAGAACTTCAGAGCGGGTTAAGCTGTGTTTTTTGGCAAGTTTATCTAGGTCTGAGATGACTTTGCCGGGTAAACGTACGTTTACGATTTCCAACATAGTTCACTGTAACACATATGTATTACGGATGGCAGGTTTATCCTTTGCCTTTCCAAAAAAATGCTGAATAATCAAAAAATTGGAAAAAAGAAAAGAAAAGGGATCTGCTTACCCAAAGAAGGTAAACATCGAGTTTACGCCCGTCCATGAGAGGACTCGCCATGGCGAGTAGAAGTTGTAGAAGTTAAACGAGTAAGTCGTTGGTGCAGGCGTGGCTGTCGGGGTTGCTGTTGACTTGACGGTCGGTGTTGGAGTTGGCGTCTTAGTGGGTGTAGTTGTGGATGTTGGGGTGGCTGTAGGGTCGGTTGATGTTGAGTTAGAGGGGTTTTTTGATGTTGTCGACGTCGTTTGGGTGGGGCTCGGAGTTGCTGTCGGCGACGAACTGGCTGTTGGGGTCGGTGTGGCTGTCGGAGTAGCTGTAGGTGTTGGAGTGGGGGTAGCGGTTGGAGTTGGGGTGGGGGTAGGTGTTGCGGTTGGCGTAGCTGTTGGTTTAGGTGTGGGGGTTGGGGTGGCTGTTGGTTTAGGTGTCTTGGTCGGCTTTGGCGTAGCTGTTGGAGTAGGTGTAGGAGTTGGAGTCGACGTCGGCGTTGGTGTTGGTGTCGCGGTTGGAGTTGGCGATGGAGTGGCTGTAGGTGTAGGGGTAGCGGTGGGTGTGGCTGTTGGGGTCGGAGTGGCTGTCGGAGTAGCTGTAGGTGTTGGAGTGGGGGTAGCGGTTGGAGTTGGGGTTGGGGTAGGAGTTGCAGTTGGCGTAGCTGTCGGTGTGGCCGTAGGAGTAGGTGTAGGTGTTACAGTCGGCGTGGGGCTTGGAGATGGTGTAGGAGTAGCTGTCGGAGTTGGAGTTGGCGTCGTGGTGGGAGTAGAGATATCTCCACTCGATGATAGCTGAGCATTAGTTATGTTGTAGCTGCATGAAATCCCTTTCATCCCAGGGCGTAGGCTCCAAACAACCTGGCTAACATGGTTTAATGGAACGCCCACATTTCTCAAGTCAATGGTGTAATGTACAGGCGCTGAAGAGTTAGCCACACGCATGATGGTGCCGTCCTGGAGCGTAACCGCATGGCCATATTTGGTTGAAAGGTCACAGGCTGATTCCTCTGAGGGATTCCAGCCGTTGTTCGTCGCATCAAGAATAATTATAGATAGACCTGCGTGATCTTGAAGGTCTCCCTGCCAGAACTCGTCAGCCCAGAAATCAAAGGACAAGTAGGGCGTGTTTCTTAGGTCCCAGTAGGGGTAGCCGTTTCCGTTAGCGATGGTGGGGTAACAGCCATAGCAGTCGCCTGGGATGTAACCCGTCACGCCCGTCGCTGTTTGCGTCTGGGTTACTTTGCCCGTGCTTGCATCTGCTGGAACCGGCGTGATCCAGTATCTGCCGTTTAAGGGGTTAATGGTTGGGCTTTCCAAGACGGGTTGGGTGGGCGTTGGCGTAGGCGATGGAGTTGGAGTGGCAGTCGGCGTTGCCGTAGGCTGGCTTGTCGGCGTTGGAGTTACGGTTTCGCCGGCGTAGGCAGAGATGAATGATTGCCCCATTGTGTTAGGAGTATAGCCGCTTGACAGCATAGTTTCTCCAGAGAAGATGGCGCCTAAACCCGAATCGCTCAACCAATAATATGCGCATGCACCCACGCCTAAGTCGCGTTGAGCCAAAATCAGGTTTTGCCACCAAGTGCAATCGTTTTGCTTGTTGGTGGAGCTTGATGTGCATGAGCCTTCTTCGTTGATAACTAAGGGGGCATTGACTCCCATGCTGCTGATGGCTGTTTGCACCTGCGATTTGAGGGTGCTGTAATCTTTTGCCCAGTACTTAGTTAGGTCAGTTGGCGAATAATAGTAGAAATGGGTTGTGTAGACAACGTTAGTTGGGTGCAGGTGGCTGTCGATGTCCGCTGCCCAGCTCAGGTCAGAGCCATAGCTGTTGGGGTAATAGCCCATTCGCCACTGCATAAAGATAAGGTTGGTTGCGCCTGTACCACGTATGGCACTATACATGGTTTGCAGGTATGTCATGTAGCCGCTTGGAATAGCTTCCGTATCTGCGCCGGTCCAGCCGGGTTCATTCCATGCCTCAAAGATTGCGTTAGGGTAATCTTTTAGGTTATTGGCCATATCTGTCCAGAACCAGCTCCAAAACGCCTGCTCATTGTTACCGTAACCTGCATCAGAGAGGAACTCCTCGCCGGCATCGTCCCATCCCAAAATCGGCAAACCCTGCCAGGCATAAGAGTCAGTTGCATATGGATCTATGTTAGAAGAGCTCGATGAGGGCGTTAGCATATAGGGCACAATATTAACGTAGATGCCATATTTGTTAGCTTCCTGGCATAGCGTACGCAGATATCCGCGGGTGCTAATGGGGGTAGTTTGGCCTGCGTAGTTTGAGTCTTCTTGTGAAGGCGCGATGTTATCGCGGTAATACCAGCTGGGATATACAAACACGCGAATCATGTTCACATGCCACTGGCTCTGCAAAACCGAAAACGTCTGATCCATCACAGACGTGGGATTAGCATTCCATTGGTCACTCCACGCATCTTTTCCGCCTGACCCCCAAAGTATCAGGTTAGGCGCCATACCTGCAACGCCAACCCCCCGCAGATAAATGGTGTTGCCGTTGGCATCCAAAATGTAGGAGCCGGACGTGTGAAGCGGCGAAGCCGTTGCTGCTTGAACAGTCGTTGTCGTGAAAACTGTAAGCATGCTTACAAGGAAGATTATGGAAAGACATATCGCTAAAGGTTTAGAGGTCTTTTTTTTGTGCAGAGTTTGCACTGAGGGTTTTAAATGTGCTCTCATACGCTCTCTTCCTGAATGGATAGATATCTTGAGATTCACGATATATTATATAAGCGTGTTGTCTCGACCAGACTTTAGTAGAAATGTACAACGTAAATACATAAAAATGGGAAATTGACCATTTCCCAACATGAAATCAAAATAAAAAACAACATCGTTTTTTAGTCTTTTATCTAAAAAATCTTGACAATATTTTTTAAAATTATAGTTATTCTAATTCCTTTATACTATTACTCGTTGAGTACATGGGGTCCATCGGTGTATGCCCTGGGATAAGGGGAAAAGCACAAGTGTTATATGTATCTTTAATAGAAAATTGAGAAGAGGGTCCAAATGAAAAAAAAGGTCTTAGCGTTAAGCGTAATTTTTTTGTTAACCAGTATCTTTATTACACAAATCTCGTCTGTCGGAGCGGTGGGGGAAGGCAGTTGGATAACCGGTTACTCGATCTATGATGCGCAGACTGAGCAGCTTTTGGCACAGTACAATGCGCAGACTAACACAACAGATAGTTATCAGCCGATTTTGCCTGGAGCCAGCATAGAAATAGTTTTTGACGTTAACATCGTTGCTTCTGGATCAGGTGATCTCAAGTTAACTTCTGGCTTGTTAAAGCCGTCTTCCGGTCCATATTGGTCGCTTGAAAGTGACGATTACGAGTTAGGTTCAAGTTTTAGCCCCAACACCGCCTCGACGAAATTCAACTGGGTTGAAGGCCAATTCACCATGGCACTCTACGGCAAGATTCCCTCAAGCACCAACAACACCAAATCGATAGTTGCGATAAGCTTGTTTGGTCCATCAGGAGGAAAAGCGCTTGACAAGATCGTAATAACCTCGACCAGCGCAGAAATGGATAACTTCCTGATTCTTCTGAGCGAAAAAGAGGATAAGCTGCAGTCGATGGCCGATAGCGGCGTGGACCCCCTCTTTATAGAAATCTACACAAATATCCTCAATGCCGCTCAGGATGTGGCCAGCAACGGCGACGTTGAAGGCGCAGTTGCTATGCTCGATAGCTTGGACACTTCAGGGGAACCCGCAAGTTCAGCCATGCAAATGGTGCTGCTGCCCCTCGTCGGTGTTACCGCTGCGATTGCAGTGGTTTTTGTAGTCCTGTTCTTTAGGGCACGAGGCAAAGTCGGCTACTTCCAGCTTGTTGTGGAAGACCAAATCAAGGATCTTGAGGGGTTGTCGATGCGGGCGGCAAGGATTGACCGCTCTATGGCGGCTAACCTTGAGTCAGTTAAAGATAGACTAAAAAGATTAGTTGGGATGTGATAACCTACGCGAATCTACCAAAACAGCGTACAACTAGTAGGGCTCGGATCAGCAGGCACAAACATCGTTGAGGCTTTCTTAGCCAACAAAAAAACCAAGGAACTAATAGAGAACGACCTTACCCGTCTCTCTCTTTTAGCCATCGACATCGCCGACCCAGAAATTCGAAGTCTCCAAGAAACACATGAACGGATCGCTAAAGCCCTCGCCAAATCAGGCGTACCCAAGGAACGCATGCGCCTAATCGCTGAATCCGTAAAGTTCCCCACAGCCGAAGCCATGTTTGACTTTATCAGCCAAAAATACGGTGAATATGTTGTAGGTGACGGCGCTAAACTCAACAATTATGTTCCCTGGCTGCAATCCACTATGGCGGTTCCGCCTATGGCAGGCGGCGCAGGACGCAGACGCGCACTCGCCAAAGCAATCTACGCTCTTAATTACTACCAACTGGGCATCATAAGAAACTGCATCACGGCCTTCAAAGAACAAGCCCTCTCATCCATCGTCACCCCAACCGTTGTTATGGTTTACGGTTTAGGCGGCGGCACCGGCAGCGGAGTATTCTTTGACTTCGCAAGGCACCTGCGTAAGGTTCTCGGTTCAGGTGTGCCCATAATCGCCTTCGTGATTACACCCTGCGGTGGAGATGACCCTCCCGCTAAGGGCTGCTCTGCATTCGTCGCCATGAACGAGCTGTCGCTGCTGCTAAACAAGGACTACAACGAGCATGTAATCAGTGAATTCGGTGAAATGTACCGTAACCCCCTCAATGCCCTGGTTTATCTGCCTCTGCTTCCGGCGTTCTCTAAAGTCGGCAACATCGTTAGTGCCCGAAAAGAAATGGATGAAATGGTTGTTGACCTGCTCTATGTGCTTATGGATTTCGACCTTGCAGACTTAATGGGCGGCATCGGCACCGAAGTTGGCTTAACCTCAAACTCTGCCCACACAATCGGCATGTACAAAGTCATCTACCCCGTGGAGGACTACATTAATGCGTTTAAGCTGAACTTTGAGGGAATGCAGCTTCTGCAGGAATCCCGCAAAGAAAAACTCTGCATCCTCGACGAAATCCAAACTATCGTGAAGGTTGACTATGACTTAGTACGGGAGCTATTCAAGAACTACTACATAAAAAGCGGAAACTTTGATGAGGAGCAGTTTGAGGAGAAACTCAAAAGCATCGTCAATAGCAACCCGCGCCTCGAAGACGATATCGAGTTGCATGTGAAGGGCGTCGAGATTCAGGCTAAAAACTGGTTGGAGGAAATCATGAAGTTCCTCTCCACCATCAAGCTCATGGGTAAAATCGGCCCCATAGAGGAAGCCATCATTAACCTGTCGCTTAGCAAAGAAGGCTCCCGGAGAATCGATAACCTGGAAACGCTGCTGACAACTCTGACAAAGAACTATCTGGACTTCTCTGAACGAAAAGCTGACATCCTCGAGAGGCTTAAGCAGCTGATTCCCAGCTCGCAGGTCTTTACGCTTCGCCAAAAGAAGGTCCTTGATGACTTGGTGAACATCGCAGAGGTATCTGAGAAGACCCTTAATTTGCTCAAGTTCTACGATGAAACCCGCTACTTAACCGACACGCTCATTCGCTACTACGAGGTTCTGCCTGAATCCGAATTGGAGTTGCAGGAGCTACATGACGTCCAGAAAGAACTCGGAACCCTCTACTTAGTTATCCAGCTGATGCTACGCACGCCAGGCGACGAGGCTAAGATGATTGATGAGCACCTCACCTACATCAACGAAATCCTGTCTAAGCGCTTGGCGAAGCGAGGCGACTTCGACAACGAGGCACTCCGTGTGGCGGAAGTCAAGAAACGCAAGGAATTCGATAAGCACAGACTGGATATACAGGCACGCAAATTCTTTGGCTCCAAGCGTTATGCACGCGAGCAACTGCTAAATATTGAACGTGACCTCAGGCGGGTAGCCGAAGAGGAAGCCATCGCGCTGGAAAACCTCGATAAAGTAGACAGCATCTTAAGGCTCTATGAGAAGCTTGCCAAGCGCTTTGAATTAACCTCGGAGTACCGCAAACGCCTAAACAAAATCGTCGATGCCTACACCGAATACAAAGCCCAGATGGCTGAGATAGCTGCGCCTAAACGTTACTACGAGAAATCCGCTGACTTAACTGAGCATGAGCAACTAAAGATAATTTTTAAGATACTGACCGAGCAGGAGGAAACCTTAACCCGCGAGGTAATCTACAAAGACATCCTCGACATGGACCACTTTAAAGACTACATAAAAAGCGTTGTCCGAGCATTCAAGACCCCCACTATCATGGGTTACAAGCCCACCTACAGAACCGACTACCTCTGGGTAACCGTTTCTACGCCGCCAAAAATGTGGACCGAAGATATGTCACAGGAAATCTACACGGCGCTGGCAGGATACGTTACAAGCGAAGTGTCCCGAACAATCACTGTCCGCGTTGTGGAATCACGCGATCCATGGATCACCAGAGTGCTGGTTGTGGGTGGACGCGGAAAACCCGAAGACATGGAGGCTTTCGACGAAATGCAGCTGCTATACAGCAAATCCAACGACTTTGAACGCTACCTCTCCAGATCATACCTGCTGGAGCATGGCGTGCATGCAACAAAAATCATCAAAGACATCAACCAAGCAAACGGTT
Encoded here:
- a CDS encoding phosphopantetheine adenylyltransferase — its product is MIKYGKVAVGGTFDQLHRGHKALLDKAFEVGEKVVIGLTSDEFVAKMAKPHRTAPYVERLRALKAYLAKRGLAERAEIVALNDPLGLTVSGKGLEAIVVSEETAKIAQSINQKRLAAGLVPLEIVTVAMVPAENHTPISTTRIRSGEINRNGRLLKQTG
- a CDS encoding ribbon-helix-helix domain-containing protein; amino-acid sequence: MLEIVNVRLPGKVISDLDKLAKKHSLTRSEVLRQALTIYLHLTENVGTMLRPIVFQVKPAQISYTRRGDVSILKMPTGHAIVAGSTSMGSVGPKVMDKVKVDGRVLGKFLARVALMDVTATGAFPLLLSVTLGVEKEPTGNEIIEGISREARGIGLDPNQVLMEKTEDNFEAVQTGAGLTVVGLANEDELRLGKTLPGDLIVAIGRPKVGDEVVAAEAHGEIADLRNVTQLAQRKYVHDIAPVGGFGIAGEAKMMAYGVGRQLRMLEVPGLDLEKSAGPATVVLVTIDEKRLEDLRALIPKPINVVAEIL
- a CDS encoding glycoside hydrolase family 5 protein, whose product is MLTVFTTTTVQAATASPLHTSGSYILDANGNTIYLRGVGVAGMAPNLILWGSGGKDAWSDQWNANPTSVMDQTFSVLQSQWHVNMIRVFVYPSWYYRDNIAPSQEDSNYAGQTTPISTRGYLRTLCQEANKYGIYVNIVPYMLTPSSSSSNIDPYATDSYAWQGLPILGWDDAGEEFLSDAGYGNNEQAFWSWFWTDMANNLKDYPNAIFEAWNEPGWTGADTEAIPSGYMTYLQTMYSAIRGTGATNLIFMQWRMGYYPNSYGSDLSWAADIDSHLHPTNVVYTTHFYYYSPTDLTKYWAKDYSTLKSQVQTAISSMGVNAPLVINEEGSCTSSSTNKQNDCTWWQNLILAQRDLGVGACAYYWLSDSGLGAIFSGETMLSSGYTPNTMGQSFISAYAGETVTPTPTSQPTATPTATPTPSPTPTPTQPVLESPTINPLNGRYWITPVPADASTGKVTQTQTATGVTGYIPGDCYGCYPTIANGNGYPYWDLRNTPYLSFDFWADEFWQGDLQDHAGLSIIILDATNNGWNPSEESACDLSTKYGHAVTLQDGTIMRVANSSAPVHYTIDLRNVGVPLNHVSQVVWSLRPGMKGISCSYNITNAQLSSSGDISTPTTTPTPTPTATPTPSPSPTPTVTPTPTPTATPTATPTATPTPTPTPTATPTPTPTATPTATPTPTATPTATPTPTATPSPTPTATPTPTPTSTPTPTPTPTATPKPTKTPKPTATPTPTPKPTATPTATPTPTPTPTATPTPTPTATPTATPTPTASSSPTATPSPTQTTSTTSKNPSNSTSTDPTATPTSTTTPTKTPTPTPTVKSTATPTATPAPTTYSFNFYNFYSPWRVLSWTGVNSMFTFFG